A stretch of the Cucurbita pepo subsp. pepo cultivar mu-cu-16 chromosome LG16, ASM280686v2, whole genome shotgun sequence genome encodes the following:
- the LOC111777713 gene encoding terpene synthase 10-like, whose translation MVGKAPNDHVAVRRFANYQPSPVLGIERGMCIKASAQSDDVIVRQSANYNPPMWEDEFIQSLDNEFRRETYQSRFNQLKGEVKTLLGERGEPLEQLELIDVLQRLGISYHFESEIKDILETINKKSYEDDGKKNSLHATSLKFRLLRQHHFDISEEVFNAFRDETGNFKVCLSEDTSGILSLYEASFLSTEGESILEAAKCFAINNLKEYIETSEDDLKVEIVRNALKLPLHWKIQRLEARWFIDIYERKTSMNPVLLEIAKLDFNMLQYIYQEDLKYVSSWWRKSELGKKLSFARDQLMENFFWTIGMGYEPDLEYFRRMGTKLVALITMIDDVYDVYGTLDELELFTNAIEKWDIAAMDQLPEYMKQCFLTLYNSIDEIASDALSNHGVDVMPYLKKVWLDLCKSYLLESNWYHSGYRPTMQEYIDNAWISVAGPIMLVHSYVFVSPQITKVELERLTEYPDIIRWSSTIMRLANDLLTPLKEQNIGDVPKSIQCYVNETDASERNAREYIRHLIDELWKKLNEFEDDKLVSSQTFMKMPKDLARIAQCMYQYEDGHIINHNKTKERILSILVQPVMICNYNRNISFYEWTEVFNTFKDDTRNFKTYLSQDTSGILSLYEASFLSTEGESILEAAKCFAINHLKKYIKTSKKEPKVEIVRNALKLPLHWKVQRLEARWFIDIYERKESVNPALLEIVKLDFNMLQYIYQEDLKYVSRWWKKTELGKKLSFARDQLMENFFWTIGMGYEPDLEYFRRMGTKLVALITMIDDVYDVYGTLDELELFTNAIEKWDIAAMDQLPEYMKQCFLTLYNSIDEIASDALSNHGVDVMPYLKKVWLDLCKSYLLESNWYHSGYRPTMQEYIDNAWISVAGPIMLVHSYVFVSPQITKVELERLTEYPDIIRWSSTIMRLANDLLTPLKEQNIGDVPKSIQCYVNETDASERNAREYIRHLIDELWKKLNEFEDDKLVSSQTFMKMPKDLARIAQCMYQYEDGHIINHNKTKERILSILVQPVMICNYNRQ comes from the exons ATGGTCGGGAAAGCTCCCAACGACCACGTTGCTGTTCGACGATTTGCAAACTATCAGCCTTCTCCCGTATTG GGCATTGAACGTGGGATGTGCATCAAAGCATCAGCTCAAAGTGATGATGTTATTGTGAGGCAATCTGCAAATTATAATCCTCCGATGTGGGAGGATGAATTTATTCAATCTTTAGACAATGAATTCAGG AGAGAAACATATCAAAGCCGATTCAACCAACTGAAAGGAGAAGTTAAGACACTGCTCGGAGAAAGAGGAGAGCCTTTGGAGCAATTAGAGCTCATTGACGTTTTACAAAGACTTGGAATATCATACCACTTTGAGAGtgaaattaaagatatattagaaacaataaacaaaaagtcCTATGAAGACGACGGGAAGAAGAATAGCCTCCACGCAACATCTCTTAAATTTAGACTTCTAAGACAACATCACTTTGATATTTCTGAAG AGGTTTTCAATGCATTCAGAGATGAGACGGGAAATTTCAAAGTATGCCTTTCTGAAGATACAAGTGGAATATTATCTTTATATGAAGCTTCATTCTTATCAACAGAAGGTGAAAGCATTTTAGAGGCAGCAAAATGCTTTGCAATCAACAATCTTAAGGAATACATCGAAACAAGCGAAGATGATCTCAAAGTAGAGATTGTAAGGAATGCCTTGAAACTTCCCTTGCATTGGAAGATACAAAGATTGGAGGCAAGGTGGTTCATTGATATATATGAGAGAAAAACAAGCATGAATCCTGTTCTTCTCGAAATTGCTAAGCTTGATTTTAACATGCTACAATATATCTACCAAGAAGATCTTAAATATGTGTCGAG TTGGTGGAGAAAATCGGAGCTAGGAAAAAAGTTGAGCTTTGCAAGAGATCAGTTGATGGAAAACTTCTTTTGGACAATAGGTATGGGATACGAACCCGATCTTGAATATTTTAGGAGAATGGGTACGAAACTTGTGGCATTGATAACAATGATCGATGATGTTTACGATGTCTATGGCACATTGGATGAACTGGAACTCTTTACAAACGCTATAGAGAA GTGGGATATTGCTGCAATGGACCAACTTCCTGAATATATGAAACAATGTTTTCTTACTCTCTACAATTCGATAGATGAGATTGCTTCTGACGCACTAAGCAATCATGGAGTTGATGTCATGCCATACCTCAAGAAAGTG TGGTTAGATTTATGCAAATCTTATCTGCTCGAGTCAAACTGGTATCACAGTGGTTACAGACCAACAATGCAAGAATATATCGATAATGCGTGGATTTCAGTAGCAGGACCAATTATGTTAGTGCATTCATATGTTTTTGTATCACCTCAAATAACAAAGGTTGAGTTAGAGAGATTGACAGAATATCCCGACATAATTCGTTGGTCGTCAACAATCATGCGACTTGCAAATGACCTCCTGACTCCGTTG aaggaacaaaatattgGTGATGTTCCAAAATCGATTCAGTGTTATGTGAATGAGACAGATGCTTCAGAGAGAAATGCTCGAGAGTATATACGACATTTAATAGATGAGTTATGGAAGAAGttaaatgaatttgaagatgaCAAACTTGTATCCTCTCAAACATTCATGAAGATGCCCAAAGATCTTGCTCGAATAGCTCAATGTATGTATCAATATGAAGATGGACATATCATAAATCacaacaaaacaaaggaaCGTATATTGTCTATTCTAGTTCAGCCGGTTATGATTTGTAATTATAACCGA AATATTAGTTTTTACGAATGGACAGAGGTTTTCAATACATTCAAAGATGACAcgagaaatttcaaaacatacCTTTCTCAAGATACAAGTGGAATATTATCTTTATATGAAGCTTCTTTCTTATCAACCGAAGGAGAAAGTATTTTAGAGGCAGCAAAATGCTTTGCAATCAACCATCTTAAGAAATACATCAAAACAAGCAAAAAAGAACCCAAAGTAGAGATAGTAAGGAATGCCTTGAAGCTTCCCTTGCATTGGAAGGTACAAAGATTGGAGGCAAGGTGGTTCATAGATATAtatgagagaaaagaaagcgTGAATCCTGCTCTTCTCGAAATTGTTAAGCTTGATTTTAACATGCTACAATATATCTATCAAGAAGATCTTAAATATGTGTCGCG TTGGTGGAAAAAAACGGAGCTCGGAAAAAAGTTGAGCTTTGCAAGAGATCAGTTGATGGAAAACTTCTTTTGGACAATAGGTATGGGATACGAACCCGATCTTGAATATTTTAGGAGAATGGGTACGAAACTTGTGGCATTGATAACAATGATCGATGATGTTTACGATGTCTATGGCACATTGGATGAACTGGAACTCTTTACAAACGCTATAGAGAA GTGGGATATTGCTGCAATGGACCAACTTCCTGAATATATGAAACAATGTTTTCTTACTCTCTACAATTCGATAGATGAGATTGCTTCTGACGCACTAAGCAATCATGGAGTTGATGTCATGCCATACCTCAAGAAAGTG TGGTTAGATTTATGCAAATCTTATCTGCTCGAGTCAAACTGGTATCACAGTGGTTACAGACCAACAATGCAAGAATATATCGATAATGCGTGGATTTCAGTAGCAGGACCAATTATGTTAGTGCATTCATATGTTTTTGTATCACCTCAAATAACAAAGGTTGAGTTAGAGAGATTGACAGAATATCCCGACATAATTCGTTGGTCGTCAACAATCATGCGACTTGCAAATGACCTCCTGACTCCGTTG aaggaacaaaatattgGTGATGTTCCAAAATCGATTCAGTGTTATGTGAATGAGACAGATGCTTCAGAGAGAAATGCTCGAGAGTATATACGACATTTAATAGATGAGTTATGGAAGAAGttaaatgaatttgaagatgaCAAACTTGTATCCTCTCAAACATTCATGAAGATGCCCAAAGATCTTGCTCGAATAGCTCAATGTATGTATCAATATGAAGATGGACATATCATAAATCacaacaaaacaaaggaaCGTATATTGTCTATTCTAGTTCAGCCGGTTATGATTTGTAATTATAACCGACAATAA